The sequence below is a genomic window from Nitrobacter winogradskyi Nb-255.
CGGATAAAGCCGGCGCTGCCCCCGCAACTGTAAGCGGTGAGCCGTGGTCCATCATGCCACTGGGTGTTGTCCCGGGAAGGCCGGACCAAAGCTGAGACCCGCGAGCCAGGAGACCTGCCCCGGCAACATAGTCGTCCTCGGGCGGGGTGTCCCGGTGGTGCGCTTGCGGTCTCGATGGCGGCGCGCCGCCAGGATTCCCATGCCGCGTCGCTAAGGCCCAGCCCCCAACACATGGGGTAAAGCCAGTGTCTGTTTCCTCTCCTCTTCCCGTGGCTACGCTCGGCACGCCGCGCATCGGTCCGCGCCGCGAACTGAAAACCGCGCTCGAAAGCTACTGGTCCGGCAAGTCCGACGAATCCGCATTGCTTGAAGCGGCGGCCGGATTGCGCGCCGCGAACTGGGCGCGCCAGAAATCGCTCGGCGTCACCGTCATCCCGTCGAACGATTTCACCTTCTATGATCATGTGCTCGACACCAGCGTCATGGTCGGCGCGATCCCGGACATCTACGGATGGAAAAGCGGACCCGTGCCGCTCGCGACCTATTTCGCGATGGCGCGAGGCGCCCAGGGCGGGAATGACGATGCGGCCTGCGCGCATGGTCATCAGGGCGACGGTCACGCTCATGGCGCGCCGGCGCAGGAAATGACCAAGTGGTTCGACACCAACTACCACTACATGGTCCCTGAATTCACCAGCGGCCAACGGTTTCAGCTCTCTTCGCTCAAGGCCATCGATGAATATCGCGAGGCCAAGGCGCTCGGCTACCAGACCCGGCCGGTGCTGCTCGGTCCCGTCACCTATCTGAAACTCGGCAAGAGCAAGGACGCGAATCTCGATCCGCTGTCGCTGCTTCCTGACTTGCTTCCGGTCTATATCGATGTGCTCAAACGCCTTGCGGCGGAGGGCGCCGAGTGGGTGCAGATCGACGAGCCCTGTCTCGTTCTCGATCTCGACGACGCGACCCGCAAGGTGTTGCGCGCGGCTTATGAACAGCTCGCGGACGCGCTGCCGAAGCTGAAGGTCATGCTGACCACTTATTTCGGCGGGCTCGGCGACAACCTGGATGCCGCATTGTCGCTGCCGGTCACGGGACTTCACATCGATCTCGCTCGCGCGCCGGACCAGCTCGAGGCGGTAGCGGCAAAGGCGCCGCACGATCTGATCCTGTCGCTCGGCGTGATCGACGGCCGCAATATCTGGCGCGCCAATCTTCCCGCGTTGCTCGACCGCCTGGAGCCCGTCGTCTCCGAACGCGGCGCCGATCGTGTGCAGATCGCGCCCTCCTGCTCGCTTCTGCACGTGCCGATCGACGTATCGCTGGAAACCGATCTCGACGCGGAGTTGAAGAGCTGGCTCGCCTTCTCGGTGCAGAAGATGGGTGAGCTTGCGACGCTCGGCGAGGCGCTCGCCAAGGGCCGCGCCTCGGTCGCCGACGCCCTGAAAGCATCGGCGGACGCGGCCGCTGCGCGCAAGGCGTCGCCGAAGGTTCACGACGCCAAGGTCGAGGGCCGGATCGCGGCCGTCACCTCCGACATGGCGCGGCGCAAGAGCGCGTTCGCAGAGCGCGCGAAATTGCAACGCGAGCGCTTCGGGCTGCCGCCGTTCCCGACCACCACGATCGGTTCATTCCCGCAGACCGCCGAGGTTCGAAAGGCGCGCTCGGCCCACGCCAAGGGGACGCTGAGCGACACCGACTACGAGAAATTCCTGCAGGAGGAGACGGCGCGAACCATCCGCTGGCAGGAGGACATCGGCCTCGACGTGCTGGTGCATGGCGAGTTCGAGCGGAACGACATGGTGCAGTATTTCGGCGAGCAGCTGTCCGGATTCGCGTTCACCCGGCACGGCTGGGTGCAGAGCTACGGCTCGCGCTGCGTCCGCCCGCCGGTCCTGTTCGGCGACGTGTCCCGGCCCAGACCGATGACCGTCGGCTGGTGGAAATACGCACAGTCCCTGACCGCGAAGCCGATGAAGGGCATGCTCACCGGCCCCGTCACCATTCTCAACTGGTCCTTCGTGCGTGACGACGTGCCGCGCAGCCTCGCCTGCCGGCAGATCGCGCTTGCGATCCGCGATGAGGTCTCGGACCTGGAGCAAGCCGGCGCGACCATGATCCAGATCGACGAGGCCGCGCTGCGCGAAGGGTTGCCGCTGCGCCGGTCGGAATGGAAGACCTATCTTGACTGGGCCGTCGAATGCTTCCGTCTGTGCGCCAGCGGCGTCGCCGACGCCACGCAGATCCACACCCACATGTGCTATTCGGAGTTCAACGACATCATCGACGCGATCGCGTCGATGGACGCCGACGTCATCTCCATCGAGACCTCGCGGTCCAAGATGGAACTGCTCGACGCCTTCAAGACCTACAAGTACCCGAACGAGATCGGCCCCGGCGTCTACGACATCCACTCTCCGCGTGTGCCGGCGGTCGATGAGATGACCGGGCTGCTCAAACTTGCACGCGAGCGCCTTTCCGACAGGCAGATCTGGATCAATCCGGATTGCGGGCTGAAGACCCGCAAGTGGGAAGAGGTCAGGCCGGCGCTCGTCAACATGGTGGAGGCGGCGAAGCTGATGCGTTAACGACAGCTGAGGCATCAGCACCGTCGTCCTGATGGCCGGGCATAGCCGATCGAAGAACGGCGTCGCTTCACTCGCCTATGGTCCCGGCCATCCATGTTTTTGATCCGGCTGAACCTATCGCGCTCACCTATCGCGCTCTATGGTAGATAACAGGGGGTAGATAACAGGCCCCTTGCCGCGCCTCTTCAGTTTGAGTCTGATTGGGGTCCGGCCGGATCGAAACGTCAAATCCGCAGGCAGGAGCGGATCCCGAAAGCTTTACGCTTTTCCGGGCCGGCGCCGTGCGATCGCTTGCCATCACGCCGTGGCTGCGATTTTATGCCATAGGTGTGATTTGACGAGAACGCAGGCGGGAGAGCATCCGCCGTGCGGCAAGCGAGGAGACAAGCGATGACCGCGTTTCGGCCCCTGATTCTGGCGGTTGTTGCTATGGGGAGCCTGATGCTCTCGGCCACGCCCGGCTTTACGCAGCGGTTCGACGGCGATCAGCCTGGTCTCGTTGCCGATGATTCGTTCCAGCTCGACCCGGAATACCGCAAGCAGGTGGTGCTCTATCGCACGACCGAGCCGCCCGGCACCATCATCATCCAGACCGCGGAACGTCACCTTTATCTCATTCAGGGCAACGGCCGCGCGATCCGCTACGGCATCGGCGTCGGCCGCGCAGGCTTTCAATGGCAGGGCATTCTCAATATCACGCGCAAGGCGGAATGGCCGGACTGGACCCCGCCCCCGGAAATGATCGCGCGCCAGCCTTACCTGCCCCGCTTCATGGCGGGCGGCCCCGGCAATCCGATGGGAGCCCGCGCGATGTATCTCGGCACCACTGTCTATCGCATTCATGGCACCAACCAGCCCGATACCATCGGGACCGCGATTTCCTCGGGCTGCTTCCGCCTGGTCAACGCCGACGTTATCGATCTCTATGATCGCATTCCGGTCGGCACGCGGGTGATCGTGCGGCAGAAACCCAAGCTTTAATTCATCATCACGTCATTCGCGCCGATACTTTCCGACATTGCGAGAGGGGCTATCCATGCGGACATTTCGAGGCGGTCTCCTGATAGGCCTCGCCATCGCCACCGCCATCGCTGCGATGGCGATCACCTATGAGCGCTATGATACCAAGACCCTGAAACGGACACTCCGCCGCGACGCGGTGCTGTGCGGCGTCAACACCGGCCTGCCCGGTTTTTCGAGTTCGGACGAGAAGGGCAACTGGTCCGGCTTCGACGTGGATTTCTGCCGCGCCGTCGCGGCCGCGATCTTCGATGATCCATCGAAGGTGAAGTTCGTTCCCCTCGCCGCCGACGAACGGTTCAAGGAATTGCAGAGCCGCAAGGTCGACATCCTCGCACGCAACTCGACCTGGAGCATGTCGCGGGAAACCAATTTCAATCTCTACTTCCCGGCGGTCGCCTATTATGACGGCGAAGGCTTCATGGTCCGCACCTCGCGCAAGGCCGACTCCGCGCTCGATCTCGGCGATACCAAGATCTGTGTCCAGTCCGCCACCACGACCCAGCTCAACCTTGCTGATTATTTCAGGGCCAATAACCTGAAATACGAGGAGATCAGGTTCGAGAAGCTGGAGGATGTGCTGAGGGCCTATGACGAGGCCAGATGCGATGTGGTGACCGCCGACGTTTCGCAGCTCTACGCACTGAGGCTGCGGCTGACCAAGCCCAATGAGAGCTTCATCCTGCCCGATGTGATCTCGAAGGAGCCTCTGGCGCCTGTTGTCCGCCAGCGCGACGACGACTGGATGATGATCATCAAATGGACGCTCTACGCGATGATCAATGCCGAGGAACTCGGCGTCACCTCGAAGAATATCGACGAGGCGATGAAATCGACCAAGCCCGACGTGATGCGGCTCGTCGGCACCGAAGGGCAATATGGCGAGGCCCTCGGACTGACGAAGGACTGGGCGGCGCGTATCATCCGCCACGTCGGCAATTACGGCGAGGTCTACGACCGCAATATCGGGACCGAGTCGAGGCTGAAGATTCCGCGCGGCCTGAATCAGCCCTGGAACGCCGGCGGTATCATGTACGCTCCGCCGCTGCGATAAACTTCCTGAGCGGAATGGGCATGGGGTGAGAATCAGACGCCGCTCACTCCGGGTTCATTCCGGCTCGCGTTCAAACGTCAGGATGAGATTGTTGGCGGGCATATCGGTGATCTCCGCGAGCGTCAGGCCATTGTGCTTCGCCAGCGCCGCGACCTCGTCAATGTCGCGCACGCCCCACTCGGGATCGGTGTTGCGAAGACCGGCGTCGAACGCCTCGTTGCTCGGCGCGGTATGCCGCCCGTCCCGCTTGAACGGTCCATAGAGAAACAGCCGTCCATCCGGGCGCAGACAGTGCGCGGCGCCCGCGAACAGACCCTCGGCGACACGCCACGGCGCGATATGGATCACATTGGCGCAGAATACCGCGAGCAGCGCGCCGGGCCTCTCGCTCATTTCCGCCAATTGCCCTGGGTTCGACAGGTCGATCCGCCGGGGTGGCCGGACGTTGGCGAGGTTCTCGCGGGCGGTCCACGCCGCGATGCTGCGGAGATGATGGTCGTTGAGATCGGTCGGCCACCAGGTGACGCCGGGCGAGTGCCGCGCAAAGAAAACGACGTGCTGCCCAGTGCCGCTGCCGGCCTCGAGCACATCGCCTGTCTTGCCGCGCAGGAATTTTTCGAGAACCGTCCAGATCGCGACATGGTTGCGGTGAAACGCCGCCGCGTCGAGGCGGTCATCGGCTGTCCACGGCCGGCGGTCGTTGCCGATGTCAGGGTTGTCGGCCATGAGACGTTGCCTTTCATTCCGGCGCAATGCCTGCACGCTCGCCGATGACGGCGGCGAGGTCGCGGTGCGAGGAGCGACACGGATCCAGGATGCGGACCGTGAAGACGGAGATCAAGCCCGAATCACGACTCCGCAGTCTCGCGCTACTGCCCTTGGAGGGACGGCTGGAGAAACTCCTCGAATCCCCGACCGGAAGCTTGCCAAAGGCAAGGCGCGCGACGTACGCTATCATTACCGGTGTTCTCCGAACTGCTCGGGCGATCCTGCGATGGGATTTGCCCGGGAATCTGCACGCGCCTGAGCAGCAATGCGTGCGACAGGATCGCGACGACCACAGGAGGTATTTATGCGTCATATCATTGCCGCGGCGGGACTGCTGATTGCATTCACCTCGCATGGCTTCGCCACCGAGTCGCAACCCGTCGACACTCAACCTCCCGAGCCGCAACATCGCCTTGTGATCCAGGTCGACCACAACGATCGGCACACCATGGACTTCGCACTGACCAACGCCACCGACGTAATCGAATACTATCGCGGCCTTGATCAGACCGTGGCCGTCGAAATCATGGCGTGCGGCCCGGGCCTCCATATGCTCCGAATAGACACCTCGCCTGTGAAGGAGCGCATCAAGCGTATCCGGGAAAGCGCATCCCCCAGCAGGATCCAGTTCTCTGCCTGCAACAACACCAAGGAGAACATGGAGAAAAAGGAAGGCCGTCCGCTCGAAATGCTGCCGGGAACGATGATCGTGCCTTTGGGCGTGGTGCGGCTGTTGGAGTTGCAGGAGAAGGGTTGGAGCTACGTGCGGCCGTGACCAGCCGCTGACTGTGATGTCCCGAAGCGCTCCCTAGAGCCTTTCTGTTTCCGATAGAATCAGAAGCGGACCCTATAATTTTGATTCGACGCGTTTTCTTCACACGAACCGGATTCCATCCTTAGGGCTCAAGCCCGAGGACATGCTTCGCTCGAAAACGCTCGAGGTGACCGCGCGCCAGACTGTGCCCGGTTGCAATCGCCTGCGTGCAGCATAGATTTGCTGGAGCCGTCACGGGCAAGAAAGAACCGCACGGGGGGCAGAGTTGTAACAGGGGACAGGTCGTACGATCATGATCTTTCGCCAGCTGTTCGACAGCGTCTCCGGAACCTACAGCTACCTGATGGCGAGCCGCGCCGGAGGCGAGGCGCTGATCATTGATCCGGTACTGGAGAAGGTCGACCGTTACTGCCAGTTGCTGCGCGAGCTCAACCTCAGGCTTGTGAAGGCCATCGACACGCATCTTCATGCCGATCATATCACCGGGCTCGGCGAACTGCGGGATCGCACCCAGTGCGTGACCGTGATGGGCGAGCAGACCAGGGCCGACGTGGTGTCGATGCGAGTCAGCGATGGCGACAAGGTCAATATCGAGGGCATCGGTCTCGACGTCATGTATACGCCGGGCCACACCGACGATTCCTACAGTTACCTCATGGGTGACCGCGTCTTCACCGGCGACACGCTGCTGATCCGCGGCACCGGCCGCACCGATTTCCAGAACGGCAGCGCACGCGCGCAATATGATTCGATCTTCAATCGGCTTTTGAAACTGCCCGACGAGACCATGGTGTTTCCCGCGCACGACTACAAAGGCGACACGGTCTCCACCATCGGCGAGGAGCGGCGCCACAACCCGCGGCTTCAGGTGCGTTCGATAGACGAATATGTCGAGCTGATGGACAACCTGAAACTGCCGAACCCGAAGCTGATGGACGTGGTGATTCCCGCCAACATGCATGTCGGCCTCAGGCAGGACGACCTGGCGAAGCAGGGCCTTGCAATGACGCCGCGAGAGGCGATCGCCCGGCTCGGCCAGCCCGACATCCTGCCGGTCGATCTTCGCGAAGCTCACGAGCGAGCCAGGCACGGCACGCTGGCCGGCGCGCTGCATGCGCCCTACCCCGACATCGCCGACAGCCTGAAGCCCGGCGGCATGTTGCGCGAGGTGGCCGCCGCAACCGGACGACGCATCGTGTTCTTCTGCGCCTTCGGCGAGCGCTCAGCCATGGCCGTCACCGCGGCGAAGGACGCCGGCCTGACCAACGCGGTGCATATCGAGGGCGGCATCGACGCCTGGAAAAGAGCCGGCGGACCGGTGGTCGCGGACTGAATCAGCGGGATCCTCGACTTTCGCGCCGTTCAATATCGCCCATCACGGTGTCTCGTTCGCTTCAGGATGGACGGCCGCATGACGGACGGCTCACCGCGGAAGCGCGATAACGATATCGGCGCCATCGCTCACGCCATAGGGTGTGCGGATTGCGATTGTGAACGCGAACTTTCGTACCAATCATCCATACGGAGCGCGCTTCTCAACAGCGAGTCATCGTACTCCACGCCGGTGTCGGTGTTCTTGGCAATGTAGAGGGCCTGGTCCGCAAGGCCGAGGAGTTCATCGAGATCGGCCGCTCCACAATAACACAGCGCGTAGCCGACGCAGGTCGTCACGCTGATTTCATGCCCATGGACCAGGAATGGTTCAGCGATCGCGGCGCGAAACTGCTGCGCCTGCGCCGCGGCTTCATCGGGATCGTGGAGGTCGCGCTGGATGACGGCGAACTCATCGCCTCCCAACCGCGCGACAATGTCGCCAGGCCGGAGCGTCTGTATGAGGCGCATGGCGATCGCCTTGAGCAAACCGTCACCGACGGGATGGCCGAACACATCGTTCACAGGCTTGAAGTTATCGAGATCGAGGCAATGCACCGCAAGAAGCCGCTGGCCGGAACCGACCGCGATATGGCTGTCGAACCATTCGCGCAATGCGAGCCGGTTCGGAAGCGTGGTCAGGACGTCCCGTCGCGCCAGCGCTTCGAACGTCAGCCGCCTCGCGATCTCGGTGCTGGTGACGCGCCAGCGGGCGAGCAGGCTCTGGCAGCCGCCGGCGAGCAACGCCGACGTCATTGCCGCGGTAATCCAATAGATCGGCTCATGGTGCCACGCAGCGACCAAAATGGTGGGGACGATCGCAACCAGCATGCTTGTAATGGCGATCCGCGGTCGCAAGCCCACACCCGTCGCCGCACCGGCACCATAGCCGACGAGCAGGCATATCATCAGCATATGGAACCGCGCGGGGTCGAGCATGAAGACGTAGGCGGCGGACACGCCCAGCACGACGGCGAACTGATAATAAGCCAGCGCAAAGCGCTTCTCCAGCGCGCGTGCTCGGGTGATCTCGAGGTCGGACGCCGCGGCCTCTGCGCGGCCCCCTATCAGAATCCAGATCCGCGCGGCATTGGACAGCAGGCCGATGAACGAAAAGACCGCGAGCACCCGATCACCGGCTTCGAAGGCCATGACGCTCAGCGACAGAACATAGCCGATCGACATGATCGTCGTTGGTATCAGCGTGGTGTAGAGACTCCGGACGAGCTCAACGTAGACGCCGTCCCGCACTGTCTCGGTTCGAAATGGCATCCCCGTTCCGCCGCCTTCCTCTCTTGCGCGTGTCTTGCCACCAATACTACGCGCCAGGTGATTAACACCATTAGCTAGATGTCATCCGGAGCAAGGTAGCGGTTCACGCAGACCTAAGGCATCTCTTCAAATTGTGAACATCGGCCTCGAAAACGTGAAGCCTGATCACCTGGCGGATCGCGGTCAGGGAACTTCGTCGAAGCCGGGCTTGCCAGAACAGTCGTTTGACCCCTCAGGCCTCCTACCCGCTACGGTGGCCCACCCTAAGTATAAAACCCTATCGGAGACCTTCGCTGCCGCTGGGTTCCCGAGCGGTGATGTCGCGCGGACAAGATCCCGTCCCGCGCAATCGACATACCTGGATGGGTAGGAACGGTTCCAGGGCACGCACCGGCTGACCGCTCCTTCCAACAGAACCGCCTTCGGTCCGGCCGCATGCTCAGAACGGAACGAGAAGAAGGGCGGAACGAGAAGGAAGGATGACGTTAACGGAGGTACCCGGAGGGAAGAACCGCCGAGGCGGTGGTAAGCGCCTCAGCGGTCGTAGCCAGCGCCAAAGGGACGAGTAAAATGGCGCTGGCTGCGGTCAATCATATCAGACCGAATGGAATCGTAGGTGCAACTCCGCGTGATTCATTCCGGCTCAGTACTTGAACTCCGGCGTCGATTTGAGCTGATCCTTGGTGACGTTCAGGACCGCACGATCCGGAAACCACTCCCGTTTCGTGTCGGAGGTCTGCCCCGTACTCGCCTTGTCCGCCTTGTTCGCGAACTTCAGACTGTCCATCGCGACCAGGACGTAGTGCGTTCCCATTCCGAGGAAGCCGCCCGCCTCGATAACAACGCCTTTGACCTGGCCTTGCGCGTTGATGATGACGTCGGAAATCTCTCCGACCTTTTCGTTCGCCTCGTTATAGATGTTCACGCCCGACATCTTGGACGCGCTCCAGTCTCCCGTCGCGGCGATCGGGGCAGCCGCCTGCGAGGGTGTCTTTGCGGTCATTTCAGCGAATGATGCAGTCGGGAGAACGAAGAGAAGTGCCGCAGCGATGCTAAGTGCTTTCAAGTGAACCTCCTTGGTTTGAAAATTGAAAACACCCCGCGATCGCCTTCGTTCCTATGTCCAGAACGTAACACAGGAGCAGATATCTCAAGTGCAGATATCTTAAGTGAAGGCATTGGAAGGTGAGGGCATCAGAAAATCGATACCCCTGCGGTCTGCTGCTGAAAGACATCGAGGCTGTCGGCGGCGAGGGCGATTGATCGAGATCGAACTCATTCGGATTGTTCGATCACCTTGAGCTCTCGAACTCTATATGTCTTGCCATCGATGCGAAACTCGACCTTGTCGCCCGGCTTGACACCCTCGCTCAACGTGGGCGGCTCGACCTGAAACACCATTTCCATCGGCGGCATCAGGCCCACGATCTCTTCGTGATTGATCGTCAGAGATCCTGTC
It includes:
- the metE gene encoding 5-methyltetrahydropteroyltriglutamate--homocysteine S-methyltransferase, translating into MSVSSPLPVATLGTPRIGPRRELKTALESYWSGKSDESALLEAAAGLRAANWARQKSLGVTVIPSNDFTFYDHVLDTSVMVGAIPDIYGWKSGPVPLATYFAMARGAQGGNDDAACAHGHQGDGHAHGAPAQEMTKWFDTNYHYMVPEFTSGQRFQLSSLKAIDEYREAKALGYQTRPVLLGPVTYLKLGKSKDANLDPLSLLPDLLPVYIDVLKRLAAEGAEWVQIDEPCLVLDLDDATRKVLRAAYEQLADALPKLKVMLTTYFGGLGDNLDAALSLPVTGLHIDLARAPDQLEAVAAKAPHDLILSLGVIDGRNIWRANLPALLDRLEPVVSERGADRVQIAPSCSLLHVPIDVSLETDLDAELKSWLAFSVQKMGELATLGEALAKGRASVADALKASADAAAARKASPKVHDAKVEGRIAAVTSDMARRKSAFAERAKLQRERFGLPPFPTTTIGSFPQTAEVRKARSAHAKGTLSDTDYEKFLQEETARTIRWQEDIGLDVLVHGEFERNDMVQYFGEQLSGFAFTRHGWVQSYGSRCVRPPVLFGDVSRPRPMTVGWWKYAQSLTAKPMKGMLTGPVTILNWSFVRDDVPRSLACRQIALAIRDEVSDLEQAGATMIQIDEAALREGLPLRRSEWKTYLDWAVECFRLCASGVADATQIHTHMCYSEFNDIIDAIASMDADVISIETSRSKMELLDAFKTYKYPNEIGPGVYDIHSPRVPAVDEMTGLLKLARERLSDRQIWINPDCGLKTRKWEEVRPALVNMVEAAKLMR
- a CDS encoding L,D-transpeptidase — encoded protein: MTAFRPLILAVVAMGSLMLSATPGFTQRFDGDQPGLVADDSFQLDPEYRKQVVLYRTTEPPGTIIIQTAERHLYLIQGNGRAIRYGIGVGRAGFQWQGILNITRKAEWPDWTPPPEMIARQPYLPRFMAGGPGNPMGARAMYLGTTVYRIHGTNQPDTIGTAISSGCFRLVNADVIDLYDRIPVGTRVIVRQKPKL
- a CDS encoding amino acid ABC transporter substrate-binding protein, with translation MRTFRGGLLIGLAIATAIAAMAITYERYDTKTLKRTLRRDAVLCGVNTGLPGFSSSDEKGNWSGFDVDFCRAVAAAIFDDPSKVKFVPLAADERFKELQSRKVDILARNSTWSMSRETNFNLYFPAVAYYDGEGFMVRTSRKADSALDLGDTKICVQSATTTQLNLADYFRANNLKYEEIRFEKLEDVLRAYDEARCDVVTADVSQLYALRLRLTKPNESFILPDVISKEPLAPVVRQRDDDWMMIIKWTLYAMINAEELGVTSKNIDEAMKSTKPDVMRLVGTEGQYGEALGLTKDWAARIIRHVGNYGEVYDRNIGTESRLKIPRGLNQPWNAGGIMYAPPLR
- a CDS encoding DUF938 domain-containing protein translates to MADNPDIGNDRRPWTADDRLDAAAFHRNHVAIWTVLEKFLRGKTGDVLEAGSGTGQHVVFFARHSPGVTWWPTDLNDHHLRSIAAWTARENLANVRPPRRIDLSNPGQLAEMSERPGALLAVFCANVIHIAPWRVAEGLFAGAAHCLRPDGRLFLYGPFKRDGRHTAPSNEAFDAGLRNTDPEWGVRDIDEVAALAKHNGLTLAEITDMPANNLILTFEREPE
- a CDS encoding MBL fold metallo-hydrolase, with translation MIFRQLFDSVSGTYSYLMASRAGGEALIIDPVLEKVDRYCQLLRELNLRLVKAIDTHLHADHITGLGELRDRTQCVTVMGEQTRADVVSMRVSDGDKVNIEGIGLDVMYTPGHTDDSYSYLMGDRVFTGDTLLIRGTGRTDFQNGSARAQYDSIFNRLLKLPDETMVFPAHDYKGDTVSTIGEERRHNPRLQVRSIDEYVELMDNLKLPNPKLMDVVIPANMHVGLRQDDLAKQGLAMTPREAIARLGQPDILPVDLREAHERARHGTLAGALHAPYPDIADSLKPGGMLREVAAATGRRIVFFCAFGERSAMAVTAAKDAGLTNAVHIEGGIDAWKRAGGPVVAD
- a CDS encoding sensor domain-containing diguanylate cyclase, coding for MPFRTETVRDGVYVELVRSLYTTLIPTTIMSIGYVLSLSVMAFEAGDRVLAVFSFIGLLSNAARIWILIGGRAEAAASDLEITRARALEKRFALAYYQFAVVLGVSAAYVFMLDPARFHMLMICLLVGYGAGAATGVGLRPRIAITSMLVAIVPTILVAAWHHEPIYWITAAMTSALLAGGCQSLLARWRVTSTEIARRLTFEALARRDVLTTLPNRLALREWFDSHIAVGSGQRLLAVHCLDLDNFKPVNDVFGHPVGDGLLKAIAMRLIQTLRPGDIVARLGGDEFAVIQRDLHDPDEAAAQAQQFRAAIAEPFLVHGHEISVTTCVGYALCYCGAADLDELLGLADQALYIAKNTDTGVEYDDSLLRSALRMDDWYESSRSQSQSAHPMA
- a CDS encoding PRC-barrel domain-containing protein, with the translated sequence MTAKTPSQAAAPIAATGDWSASKMSGVNIYNEANEKVGEISDVIINAQGQVKGVVIEAGGFLGMGTHYVLVAMDSLKFANKADKASTGQTSDTKREWFPDRAVLNVTKDQLKSTPEFKY